In the genome of Sander vitreus isolate 19-12246 chromosome 13, sanVit1, whole genome shotgun sequence, one region contains:
- the LOC144527665 gene encoding leukocyte cell-derived chemotaxin-2: MGPKSDITCTRMGGICQSGRYICQGRYLKDKCSGAQTRQCCMPVAAWSVLCAGHHNNRVRACDAHGCGAFNSNRGNYLHKAVDLVCDDYGIVSAPFSGSLAGPVSRKEPAGNQFDGVKLVNDVHCVKIFNIRPYRYMGPVVQGEALGYLLPLQDRFSGITSHLELQMCDGTDPSPFI, encoded by the exons ATGGGACCAAAAAGTGACATTACCTGCACCAGAATGGGAGGCATCTGCCAGTCTGGCCGATACATCTGCCAAGGCAGATACCTAAAGGACAAGTGTTCAGGGGCCCAGACGCGGCAGTGTTGTATGCCAG TTGCAGCCTGGAGTGTCCTTTGTGCTGGTCACCACAACAACAGAGTGAGGGCGTGCGATGCGCATGGCTGTGGAGCTTTCAACTCCAACAG AGGTAATTACCTACATAAAGCAGTGGACCTGGTGTGTGATGACTATGGCATTGTCAGCGCTCCATTCTCAGGCTCTTTGGCAGGTCCAGTGAGTCGGAAAGAACCCGCTGGGAATCAGTTTGATGGGGTCAAACTTGTCAATGATG TGCACTGTGTGAAGATCTTCAACATCCGTCCTTACCGTTACATGGGCCCAGTGGTTCAGGGAGAAGCCTTGGGCTATCTGTTGCCACTGCAGGATCGCTTCTCCGGCATCACATCACACCTGGAGCTGCAAATGTGTGACGGCACTGACCCTTCACCTTTCATATGA